TTgttattatattgatttttctGCCCCCTTTTAAATCATATTGGCTTaaagtttatcaattttattagtctttaAAAAACCCAGAttcctttctagatttttttttgtttcctgtgtatttttcttttattaaaaaaaaaattctctcttttgTGTTTATCTaagatttgtttatttgttggctTTCTAACTTTTAAACACATTTAAGTCCTCTCTcgttctattttattcattttatgtttGATTGGATATGCCTTTTTTGCAGAGAACTGCTTTAAGTGCATCTCAGAAATTTTGGCATGttatttcatcattatatttCCTTCATATaactattgtttctatgatttgtttttttgatcCTCAGTATTGATAATTGCCTCTCTTTTTCTACATGACCAACCAGCTTTATTTTTCAACAATATATTTCGTTGATGATATCCTTTATTCAATGAGTAACTAAAATAATTGGAAGAACATTCATTGCTACTATTTGAAATGTGTCAATGCaattaaaatgacaaaactaGCCAAATTAATTTATAGAGTTCATGCTGTACCAAAGTGCAACGGACATAAATTATAGAATGAGTTAAAAGAATTCATTTGGAGGATCAAAAAGtctataattttaaaggaaatattgtgggggagggaaggcaggaagaaaaggATAATGGCATTTCTGGGCCTCAAATTAAATAAGGAAAAGTGAGAAACGATGGAATTGTTAGTGTCTGTTAGGTGCAAGAACGCAAATTTCTTAAGAGCAATAATTTCCGAGCTGAAATGAACAATAAAGATCAAGTCAATATCAACCTTATTTGGTTTTGATTCCTGAGAGACTCTGGGGCTCTAGCATTTGAAGCCATGCTACGTCACTAGTAGAATATTGGAATTAAAAAATAGTCCTACTTTTCAAGAAGTTTAGAGTCATTAGAAGGCAACTAAGTGACTCAGTGTTTAAAGAACGGTCCCTGCAAGccggaagacccgagttcaaattcgaTATCAAACTCGTTGCCCTAATCCGTAGAAGAAGGTAATAGCAAATCAtaccagtattttttttccagagaaaactccatggacagttTGGGCCACGGGGTCGGGAAATTCAGAAATGCCTGAACTCCCGAAAAAGAAGCCTGGCAAATTTCCCATTCCCAGCCTGTGCTGCTCGGCCTTATTTTTGATTCTGGGCTCCATTAAATAACGCAATCACAGCGAGATTCACTGGGAATCCATAGGAAAGAGAATCCATAAGAAAAGCATTAATAGTGTGGAAGGGCTCGTATTTCCTATTACTCCCCATGGGTGTGTGTGTTGATTACAGCGCCTAGCCTGTGCAGATCCAGCCTCGGCCACTTCTGGGGCCGTCTCTTAAACTCTGCGAGAGTTTTCGCATCCGTTAAATGAGGTGATGACAGCCCGTCCGCGCCAGGGTTGCAGGACATATGAGACACCGTTTACAAGGGTCTTTCTTTGCAAACTTGAAACCACAAGCTATTGTTATTGCTGAGTTCCGAAACATAGTAACAGAGAGGAAAGCTAAGTGGGGGGTTGGGTGCAGACAGAGAAAGGCGAATGGGACCGCACAGAGAGCCCCGGCACTGAAGAGGTCGCTGTGGATGAACCCCGGCCCCCAAAGCCTGGAGAAAGACGGAGGGCCGCAGGCCAGGCCGAGCCCCAGCAATGAACCGCATCTCTGCTCCCGTGCCCACAGGGAGTCCCGCGGCTTGGGCAAAGCGGAACGAGGGTCGCCTCCCGGCAATCGGCTACATCGCCTCCTCCCGAGCCAGGCCGACCCCGACTCCCCCCAGTGACGTCACCGGAGGGGGACCGGCCCGATTTCCCGGCGCCAAACTCCATCCTGGGGTTCCTCAGCCTCATCCCCACCGCCATCTTCCGGAGGGCCAGGAGGTAAGGAGGCGGGAGGGTGAAGGGCCCGCCCCCTTCTAGGTGGAGAAGCCGGGACTCGTTTAATAAGCAGAGCTCCGGGAGGACAATTCCCAGAGAGGGAGGACGAGAGCAAGCATTTCCAGCAGCTGCTCATAGGATGTCATGGAAGCTTGTACTTGTCGCTGGACTACGATTCCCAGAGGCCTTCGGGTCTCGGGACGTCCATTTCCGTGGACTATGTTTCCCAGAAACCCGGGCGGCGCCGTTCTCTGGGACTCTGATCCCGTTTCCTTTCTCTGCTGGACCCTGAGCCTTGAGCTCCCTTACTCAGTGAAGCGTTTGAATAGCAGCACTGGCTGCAGCGCCCGTGTAGTGTAGACCTATGCTCTCTTGTGCAGAAGCAGCCCGGAGCCCGAGCATGGCCTCTGGGGGAATCACGTGCCGCCCGAGCCCGTTTCTATAGCAACCGTTTGACAGTGGTCGGTCTGTTTCAATCAGCCAGAGAAGGGCGGAAACCTGGCTTGGAGGTTTCGGGAAATGTAGTCTGGTGCGGGGAGGGTCGCTGTGGTTAGCGGAGGGTCGGGGTTGAAGTGCTTTTGCAATGGGAAGGAACTAAACCACTAAAAGAGATCCGAGATAATGTGATTGCAAGTCCCGGTGTCAACTGCAAGCCCTTTGTGTATGAAGTCTCTGAGTTTGGCGCTTGTTTCCTGGCCCCTGAATGGTTGGAGGGCTCGttgagataggaaaaaataaattactggGGCTAGCGGCGAGCCGGGGGCGAGGTCGGCTGCCGGGATGTTTGTACGGGCTTGCGGGCATTACAGCGACCCCCTGCAGTGTGACCTCAGTGAGGCCCGGTGACCACTAGGGGGCGCACAAATCcatgattatttctattttcccccccaaaaaaatatccaaaattgCTTAGGAATTACTTGTTTAACTTTTGTCATAGTTGCGTTCAATGAATCTCCCTTGTGGCTGACCTTCAGTAAGTTGTTTAAGGTCTCTTAACTTAATAACTCATTGTTGACTGGTTTCTTACATCTTAGCGGTGTTCTGTAAGAGCAGCCAAAGGGGACCGGCGCAGGCACAGACCCTTGGAGGGGTGTAAAACTTTGCACCAGCTCAGATGGCTTTGGAACCCAGAGAGGCTGAAGCCCTCGAGCCTCAGAACCCCGCGTGGAAAGAGAGGCTTCAGGGCGTCTCAGTgaaggtggaggaagaagagggctGCACATGGGGGGAGAAAAGTAGCCACGGGAGCAGCCCTTCCACCCAGGAGGTCTTCCGCCTGAGGTTCAGGCAGTTTGGCTACAGTGACACGCCCGGACCCCGAGAGGCTCTGAACAAACTCTGGGAACTTTGCCACCAATGGCTGAGGCCAGAGATACACACGAAGGAGCAGATTCTGGAGCTGCTGGTTCTAGAACAGTTCCTGACCATTTTGCCGGAGGATCTGCAGAGCTGGGTGAGAGAGCAGCATCCGGAGAGCGGAGAGGAGGTGGTAACGGTGCTGGAAGATTTGGAGAGAGAACTTGGTGAACCGGGACGTCAGGTGGGAACGAGGCAGGTGTGATGGCTTACAGTGGGAAATGGGCTATGTTGTCTTCTCTGCtagatgtaaactccttgagaatagggaacagtttttgcctttccttgtatccgCAGCACTTTgcgcctggtacatagtaggtgcttaataattgtttattgacttAATTTGTTgatgtaggtgcttaataattgcttattgacttAATTTGTTgatgtaggtgcttaataattgcttattgacttAATTTGTTgatgtaggtgcttaataattgcttattgacttAATTTGTTgatgtaggtgcttaatacttgCTTATTGACTTAATTTGTTGATTAAGAGAAAAGTAATGAGAAGAAAGTGCTGTGTTCAAATCTTTAGTGTAACTTCTGTGGCTCGCAGTCTTatattttgtgtttcctttgcTCTCCTGTTACTAACTGCTTTTGACCCTACGAAATTGCCAGAAATGAAGCAACTCTCTCCTTGTAGGGGGATGTGGGATATAGGGAAACCTGTTTATGGATCCATTCGGATTTTTTATTGACTTGCCTACTCTGTTTAGGGCATTGCTAATTGTGTGAATGCTACAATAAAGCATAAGACAATCTTGCTTCTTGTGTTATCTAAAATGGTACTGCTAGACCCAGTTCAGTGAACATTTATATGCCTGAGCATTGTAACTTCCTCCAGTACTGAGAATCTGATCCGGAAGATAAGAGAGTAACTGTAATCCCAGTTAAATGCAATAAAGATATATAGGAGAGGTGCAGATTATTATGAGAGTTCAGAAGAGGATACATTTGCTTTTGGCTGATAGTGGTGGAGGGACTTGAAGCCAAGAAAAGTTGTTGAAGGAGATGTCTGTGTTACTGTTCATTGGAAGACTTTCAAAAGCTACATTGGATGTAAGGTATTGGAGAGGAAGGAAGTTAGTGCCTTCCTAGTATGGCtgtgtatatagatgtataaTAGAGTAagcatttagaactagaaagaggGCTTCTGATATTAGGGAAGGTAGTAGGGACCTATTGATGCTTATTTAtggaaggaaatgaaatgaatagcGTTATTGTTGAGATTCATTGGGCAGTGAATGGAAGTGCTGAGACTGGAGTCTGGGAAACTGGTGAAGAGGATTATTGCACTAGTCCAGAGGAAAGAGACCTGCTGTAgtgaaaatgtaaatgaaaacgaTGGGATGGTTGTGAGAAAGATCTCAGAGAAAGAATCAACAGAATCTgcatctcttctttctcccttgttGGCCATATCCAACGATTTTGGGAAGGTTTCCAGCCTGCATGTCTGAGAGGTTGTTCATCTCTTTAACAGAACTGAGGGTGAATGGGCAGAATTTATTTGTTTAGTTTGGGACATTTGGAGATTGGAATGTTCCAGGTCATCTAGCACCCCCATAGGGTGCTAAACCACAGTTTAAGGAACTGGGCGATCCTCAAAGATCAGCTATTTAAGACATTTAAGACATTTAAGAATCACTCTAGAATCTTTTACTCCTTTCACTTTTCACAGTGATCTATTCCAAAACCTGAATAACCTTGGCTAGACCTAAAATACTGAATGCTActggagaaagtaaaaaaaactgtATCCAGAGAGTAAGAAGGTCCAAAACAACTGCCAACATCAGGCTGggtataatttattatcagtaagtgtttgatttgtatacctgttttatatgcatatatacctggggtcatgtcAAAGGggttacaagtggaaaaagtttaagaagcctttctagcaaataaataattgtagaccaaaagagaatgagagagatagTAGAAGGAACCCTCTGCTTCCATAGAGACCAGAATTGGAGTTGtgagtggggataataataccaaaggaaagaaaaagtaagtagaagagaaaagatagagcTTTTCAGATCATCTACCTCTAGGGGatagcaagagaaagaaaagaaatcaaagaaaagagaggaagaggattggcgaacagaaaattgtaagagtACAGTGTCTGGGAAGCCAagtaggggagaagaaaaggaggaaagaagaagggagcaCTATATAGTGTCACAAGCTGCAGAGAGATCAAGGCTGACAAATTAGAAGTGGTTACTAGTATAGAGTAGAGAAAGCAAAATAGTAGGGAAGATATGTAATGAGGGAAAAGTAATGAATGTAGTTTATTCTTTTTAGAAACTTGACACTGAAGAAGAGTAAAAAAGATGGAGTAGTCATTTGAGAGAGGTAGCAATGTCAgtagaaagtttttatttttaagataaggGAGGCTAAACATGGCTTGTAGATGGGAGGAAGGAGCTTTCTGAGAGAAAGGGGTACTTAATAATCATAGCTATTATTTACAGATTGCTTGATTTACAGATTTGCCAAGTGCTCTCTTTTCACTTGTCATCTCATTAGTGACTTTGCCAGATAgctataagtgtctgaagcaggattcttCCTCATATCTTCTTGATTTCATTATGGGAATGATTATCATGGGAACAAAATCTtgagaaaggcaaaagagagtGGGATCAAAATGATAAGGAGAGTTAGTCTTGGCAAAGAGGAAGGCCAGCTGTTTGTTTGGgtcaagagggaagaaaagatggatGATAGAGAGGTTTTGattggggggggaagagggaagttGAGGAGGTTTAGGTCAaatgacttcagttttctcagagTAAGTAGGAAATAACATCGTGTATGATTGGCAAAAgggctaagaaataaagttggAGATTTTGGGAAAGtagaaaacatttgaaatctgGGGAATGTGATAGAGAGAACAAGTTGTAATGAGGGACCCAGCCTGATGTTGGCAGTTGTTTTGGACCTTCTTACTCTCTGAATacagtttttttactttctccaGTAGCATTCCAGTATTTTAGGTCTAGCCGAGGTTATTCAGTAAAAGATTCTAGAGTGATTCTTAAATGTCTGAAATAGCTGATCTTTGAGGATCAAGGTTGGATAGAACCAGAACAGCAGTCAAGATTGAGAGAGACTAATTGTGGTTATGAGGAGCAGGTTTGGTAGGAATGGAAAGGTGGAGTGTTGAATTATGAttagaaaagagaatttaagaattgaaGACTTTGGAGATGGAGCACTATAATTTATATGACATAATCTATATCACATTATTCATTCTCAGCTAAGTGATCTGTACTAGTACTTTCTAGTCTGTGGGCCCTGGATCCTTCAGATCCTCCAGAATAGTTGCAAGGGGTATGTGAGTCCATATTTGTGCTATCAGTTTATCCTTTAGCACTAGAAAAATGTGGACTGTGAATGTAGCTACTGTCTAGGgggacttttttcttctttagaaaggGACCTTGATAGGAACACTAAatgttttacagatattatctcatttgatcttcataacaactccaTGAGGTAgggactattattatttctatttcacagtcgaggaaactgaggcagacagaagtgaggagacttactcagagtcacacctagtaaatgtctgaagttatATTTGGAGTCAGATCTTTCAGAAGCCAGGCTCAGCTCTATTTCCTGTGCCATCTTGTAGTGTAGAGTATAAGGAAAAGAACAGTATCTTGTGGTATGATTATTGTTAGACAttggaaatggggaaaagaatcATATAAGACCTCAAGAAGGAGTGAG
This sequence is a window from Sminthopsis crassicaudata isolate SCR6 chromosome 1, ASM4859323v1, whole genome shotgun sequence. Protein-coding genes within it:
- the LOC141549779 gene encoding zinc finger and SCAN domain-containing protein 16-like isoform X3 encodes the protein MALEPREAEALEPQNPAWKERLQGVSVKVEEEEGCTWGEKSSHGSSPSTQEVFRLRFRQFGYSDTPGPREALNKLWELCHQWLRPEIHTKEQILELLVLEQFLTILPEDLQSWVREQHPESGEEVVTVLEDLERELGEPGRQVASNAQRKGGIWEKMIPLKAAEDSLNVHLQPMNAEIKCGSPEPQFPQERGEEQD